The Malus sylvestris chromosome 8, drMalSylv7.2, whole genome shotgun sequence genomic interval CAATCATTCttcttaatgtccaaagaaGCATAAGAAATTTGAGTTCATTATACTAATATTAAGAGTAGAATACTTGGCGTAAAACTCAGCGTTGTGATGTTCCAAGATTCATAAGGCTTACCCCATTTAGTAGGATAATTAagactttgtttttgttgttgttcttaTTGTTGTATAATAAGATTAAGAGCACATCGATCCTAATGATGGGTCGATATTTTGGGATTAGTATTTATTTTGTTACAATTTACAACTGATAAATTCAAGTGGAGCGAGATAAAAACATAATCTCAAATGCAAAGgtaaatgctcctaatcatttGTGTCTTGAAAAAATTGCAGCATATAAGATTAAAGAAGGCTTCCTATGCTACTACTTTAAGAGATGATGCCTTATCAACCCTTGTATAAAAAGGGAGGTGAATTTCGCTCTCAATTCTCCACttgcactcttttttttttttttggttttccaAATCTACCATTgaaatgatttattttcttttagggAAGTCATTATTCGCGCTCCATCTTTTTCCAATTGTTTCGTAAGGGAACCAGAGCAGGTTACCACAAAACAAAAGATCTTTCCAGAGAACTTTTATTCGGAACTATCATATGTCTATGGTTCAGACCTCTTACTCGAACAAGTAAGCAAGTAAACTACGTTTTGGAAGGAGGAAATATGATGAGAGGACCCAATCCATCAAACTACCTGAAATATTAGCAAACAAGGCCTTGCACTACTATTCTTGTTATGTTTCCAGTCTACCATTTTGacattttaattttcttgaagGTAGATGATTTCCACGCTAATTTTCTCCGTCCGTTGGACAAAGCAATGTGATTCTGTTTCAAACAATACCCAAAAAGCCTGAAAATCCAAAGGAACGTCAATTTTATTTTCGTTGGTGACAGTAGGATCATAAGTTTGCCCTTTCATCTACATTCAGAATGTAAAGGTTTCAgcataaataaaatttgaaaatcaagTCTGGTTAAGAACCCTAGATTTGTGGCCTTGACTGAACCACATAGATCACTCCATCTTTTACCACCCCTTCAATGTCCTGAGGATGACCGTAAATGCCTTCTACTATCTTTCCCGCCTCTGCAATTCTCGACAAGACTGAGACTTGGAAGGGTCTGTCAATAATCAACTGATCTCTCGAGTAATCCAATACAATCTTCTCCTCTTTATCCATGATCACACTGCAACAAGTTCACGGACACATTATACGGGAAAGAGCAAGGGGCAACAGAGATATAAACACACTAAGCGGTTTGGAATCGGTAATGGGTTCTATGTAGAACGCAAAAGATGAAATGGCCGAATTGGCGGTGACTCAATGGAACAGGCTGTTGAAAGGCAAACAGTAATGAATCTGTTTTAACAAAACCAGTTTTGATGAAACATTCATATGACAATGGGACTGTTGAACAGAACAGTGTCAACCTAGAACACTAGACTATATATGGATTTGACCATTCCATCTGCCCGATAAGCTAATGAGTAGTGACTGCCCGTTTCAATAACATGTAGATTGGATGGCTACAAAAGCAGCACCACACCAAACTTTCTACATCCTAGGGTTTTCTAGTCTTCAAAAATCTCAGTAAAATATCTAAAAAGTAGGTGAGTTTCTGATGGTTTCTCATCTGGTCGTAGAGTAAAGAAGATGAAAAAGGGTACTCTTTGTTGTACATCTTACTACAAAATTCAAGTTCAGCACAAACCTGTCATAAAGCCCAGCACCTGCATATCCTTCCAGGTCCTCGGCGTTTGAGTCTGATCTGAATATGATAGACTGCTTACTATATAATCCTATTGGCTTGCTTGGATAACCAGTAACCTGAAAGTCAGATTCATGTTCAAGATGTAAAGTTTCATAACAACTATCATTTACATAACTTCTCTCCTGTAAACTGGATAaagttaataattaataaaacaggCACAAAATTTTCATGTAATAAAGTTAAGAATTGGGCTTACAACAGGAGAAtttagatttgattttttgGTAATGAAGCTCAAGGCACGTCCGGGATATGCACCCACCAAAGTCTCTCCCAAGCCCTTAACTATCTGTATTTGCATATAAATTGAATGAGGACAACATTTATATTGATTTTGATTTAGATTCCAGTTTATTcaactctgtgtgtgtgtgtgtgtgtgtgtgtgtgagagagagagagagagagagatttgaaaCTCATAGACAATGCATACCTCTGTATAAATCTCTGAGGTATCCCCTGATAGGGGATTCTTCGTGTGAATTACAAAAGCATAATCAGCGCAAATAATTTCTTGAATCAGTACAGCCATGCATATATTTTCATGATCTAAGTTAGCTTTCCTACAACTAAGAAATGCTCTTTCATTCCACTTTGAAGCCCAAACCTGTTGAGAATAAGCGAAACGAACACGTCTTTATATCAGCAATTGGCAATTTGAGATGGTTCACAAGTCACAGTAATCTGAAAGTTTTGCAGCATTTctaaaagggaattgttattggcaccccaaaattctcattctatactccaaattttctatatttagaaagaaaaatacacttgtgaggagtgtagaatgagatttgaAGCGCCAACAACACTTCCCTTCTAAAATACCTTCTCCTATATACTAAATACCTTGCTGTAACCCTAGTTATACAAATTGTATGAGCCTttataattcttttaatgataGTGATTGGAATTATAAAAAATGAAACCTCCCTATTTGGTTTTCAAAATTAGATCCTGCCCATGTTAATAGAAAGTACCACACTGTATTTTGCAAACGAAATGCCCCAAAACGAATGAGATAGACATCTAACATACAGACTTGAGACTTCCTACATCAATGCACTAAGATTTACATCTGCAAAAGATCAAATCACGTAAACTCGATGGACCAGCACAAAGCACATGATTGAAATTGATACCTTCTTTATTGCTTGCCAAGCACGATTCCACCTCTCGCCACCTTCATCACCAGGCCAAGGTATTCCTGAACTTTTCATTTTGCTCTTAAGCTCATGGATCTAGCAAAAGGTAAAATGAAAGTGTAAATAATTAGGttgaaacataaaaaaaaaaacatatataaacacCTGTATAATCCACCCActtcaagaaaataataaaggTTACAAGAGATCCAATACAAAGACAGAGGGGCTCTAGTGATATAGATGGTAGAACAATGTGATGATACCGTCTATTATCCGTGAAAACAAAGCAACAAGGTTGCAGCTCACTAATGACACAGTGCAAAGTGTGATGAAGGACCTTAAGAGAGCATCAAATTAGTTGCGGACTCATGGATCCAGAGGGTAATCAAGAAGCAAGGATAAAGATGCATAGATTCATCCAGACTAAAAAATAAACCCTACCTGGAGTAGCTGAGCAAACAGCCACTGAATACCCTAATTTgaataaaatccaaagaaaccTAAGTTAAGAGTTTATAGCTTCTCTAAGAAGGGCCCAGCTAGGGTTGTTGTCCACTTTCTATGTTAAACCATATATCactcttccatttttttttctgtaataTTTGGGCATATTCTCTGAACCTTAAATTGAAGGACCAAGtggaaaaaagtttaaaatagaCTAATAGTTAAGATTCATTCGAAGAAATGATATCTGGAAAACTTACAGTGTAGCTTTACATCTCTACAGTTATATTTCAATGTTAGTAACTTCCCTATGGACTTGACATGCAGCAGGCAGCAACATTTACCAGGCATCAGACCAGTTTGAAAACTAAACAATATGTAGGAATGCCAACTAAGTTATCAATACAAATCTAGAAGATAGTTGAGGTACCAATGAAATAGGAGCATTCATTTGTAGAATAGTGTCTCGTATTGCTTGAAGTTTTGAGAGGTCTCCGCTCTTTACACATTTGTAAAATGAGGAAATCTTATATGCTATATCCTGCAAAAGAGTGAAAAATTAacagttaattttgttttattttattttccttttcatttaacaaatgaaaaatatgagATAAATTAAAACTGTGAACTTGAATGAAATTATGATTGAATGacgggaactttaacgaaaagctcctggtactgttcactttaacgaaaaaccacatttgtacactaaaaagtcaatcctggtactattcactttaccctttattttgtccttatcgttaaaactcaaagttttcaagcccttttcattagttttccaaatGATCGATGCAACCTTACAATGTTCAGATTTAGAAGGTAACAAGACCCATCTTCATTCCACATCCACACGAGAAATGTGAAAACTTGTTTCAGGgtctcatttttttctttcttaaataATCCCTATAATAACAATAACTGAAGCTCTTGCAAATATGGACATTTAAACTAGGCTCATCCTTCTTCCTCTATGTATGCACATGCACAcgcacacacaaacacacgaGACAGTAAAAATACACAAGGCAAACAAATTAATGAGATCCCCCTACCCTTCAGTAGCTGCTGCACAAAATGGGCAAGGGGAACAAAGAAAAAGGAGTGCACAAGCTTAACAAAAAAATGTAAGCTTGATTAGATCTGAGGAGGAGAGGAGTTATCATGTTTTTCTCCCTTGTTCTTACTCAATACAGTTGTGGTGGAAATTGTTCAAGGAAGTTGGAGCTAGCTGGGTTATTCCAAAGGGTTGTTTCGAGATTCTAAGCACCAACTTGGAGGCTTTAGGAAAGGGGAGGAAAGCTAAAGCTATGTGGGGTTGGTTGGTGTTGGCAGTTTTTTGGAACATTTGATTGGAGTGTAATTGAAGAGTTTTTGAGGATTATAAGGGAGTGGGGGTAGAAGAACTATGGGTAGAGTAAGATACTGGGCAGCCCTTTGGGCATCAGTTTTGAAGAGTTCAGGGATTATTCTCTTTCTCATATAGTGAGGGATATGTTAGCAGCAGGAAAATGAATTTGGTTCAGCTTAAGTTACTTGTAAATAATAGCCCTACCTGAGATGTCATAGCTAGTTTTGCTAGATGGTGGATTTCTTATCCACTTTTTTGTAATTCTTgttattgttttaataagattttatcgtttcttctaaaaaaaatagatgGTAGTTTATAATGCAACATGCATTCACATTAAATTTATGACAATAGGCTCTCGCAACAAACTATGGGCAAGAAAAGCAGAAACCCACAAGGAATGTCTCTTGGGAAAACTCCCCATTTTGATAGACCTATTCCACTTAAGATTCAAAGAGGGACCTGAAGAGAGCATAATATGAGGTCAAGAATACTCAAAAACACCTTGACCACAACATTAGAATCAGCCCTTTTGTTTTCAGGTATGTGAGTAGTTGTGGTTATGATGCCTACTGTGTGATTGTGGTACATTATATAGACTTTAAGATGTAAATCATAATAGGTTTAGGAAATATCTTTCAATAAGGATAGGCAACCAATTATAAAAACAGCTTGATATCATAGACATGAATATGAAACCAAAGacacaataaaaaatatatgtgaTGACTAATGCTAGCCTATAAACATCTTCGTTTTTTCATTCGATTTGAATTAGTGAAGAAGTTGTGTGCTTTTAATATATCTTTTCCTGGTAAGAAGTTATGTGCTCTCAACTTCACCAAATTAAGCTAAAATGATGCCTATTGaacagaagaaagaagaatgtGACAGTGGACATTTTCGATAATGTCTGCAATCAGGATTAAGTGTTTAACAAATTGATCAGTTTTGAGAAAATACCTTATTAACATCTTCCAGTAGGACTTTCTCAAAGGCTCCAAATGGTATGGCTACTGACATTGGAATTTTAATCCATGTCGGCACCCTTTCTCTCAAAACTTTTATATTGAAAGATTTTGCACCAACCTATGCAATAGAAAATCATCAGATAACATGAATGCTTTATGCTTGTATTACCTATTCAAGATTCAACAGAAATAACTTGAAACGTCAAGTACAAAAGAAAACCAAAGAGATTAATTGGCCGAGGGGAAATATAAGAGAATAAAGAGATTAGTACAATACTTCGTTGCATTCTAATTTCTTGGACTACATTtagaaaacaaattaaaaggTGATTAAATGTTAGTAGAATAGCTAATACTTTTGAAAGTATATGTTTCAAATTGTTATGATGCCACTGCAGTTTTTGTAATCTACATATAACTTGAAATGGCTTCTCCATGCGACACAAGCAATTAAGAACATATCATAATCTGTAAGATATTTATTAAACAGTCTATGCTAGAGCAACATGATGAACAAACAGAGAATTAGATAGAGAAAAAAGTTATTCCAAGGACATACCACCTCACTAGTGAACTCCTGAATTGAGACAGCATATTTACCACAGAAGGCCTTCTTTTTTAGCGTTAATCCTGGATGATTGGAGGACTGAGTAGCAAATGACTTGTAAGAAAGATTGGAGCTACTGATGTCACTGCaagtaaaacaaaaaagggTGAATTTGCAAAGTAAAGAAGCACATAACAAAACAACCACTCCAGTGACCAACCTGATAATAATATTTGCTGACTTCACTTGTATTGATATTGGTTTGCCTTCCTTCAACTTGAGATCTCTGATAATATTCGGATCAAAGCATGTGGCAAAGCATACCTGCAGCATGCTCTACTCTAGTTAATAAATGTGTTGGTTTACACAAACTATGATATTGTTTTCATATCCTATCAAATGTATGCACTACAGTTTGGTTATTTGGGAATTGATAAATAAAGATGAAAGGTTATATGCCTTGTCATTTCTTGCTCTTATAGAGACATGAGATAAAACATCAGGTAAATCAGGTGTCAGAACAGCAACAACTCCATCTGGAATCTCCTCTTCTCCCGTTACTCTAGTTGCAATTAAAACGGTTGGCTTTTTATAGACTTTGTTCTGAATACTAATGAGCTCACTAACAGAATGTAAGAATCCTGACACTTCTACTGGGCTGATAACCTGCCAACTGCAAGGCACAACAAACGACAAGGAAGAGAATGACCAATATATCAAGGCAAGTTTTTAACGAAAAGTAATGGGAGCAGATTAAAGTGAACCTATGGCAATAAACTCAGACTCATAGACAGAATTTTACACTTGAGCATGGAGTAATCCTCAATTTAATCTTACCTGCCCAAGTTTGCAGCTTTTCTAAGAATGGGGTTAAAGCGATTAATGAGGGTAGACAGAATAGCTGCTGACCCAGCCCTTATTAACTCCTCAGAGAAAGTATCAATCTGGAAATcaggaaaaagaaattaaataaaagttcaGAGGTTGTCCACCAAGGATACCAAAGTCAAACACCAATATCATACCGGCGATTTCTGAACACCAAGCAAATTGCCGAGATATTTTGCACTGGGCTGGATCTTCTTCTGGTAACACTGAGACCTCTCAGCAAGTACTAATTGTAATCTATCAAGAATAGCCTTTGTTTGTAAAGCCCACTGACCATCATTGGGTTTGTACAATTCGCAGGTACGGTACCAGTCCTGTGACAAGAACAAAACACCAAGACGGAGAACCGAACTCCATTAACATCAAAACTAAAAAGAGGATGAAAGATCTAAATGATTGATTGCAAGAGGTGGGAAATACATGAGAGAAGCAAAACCACAAACTACAAGGTCCTCTTTTTGTCATTCTCTACATGAATCAACCAGAAAGAAAGTTGAAACTTAAATTCATGCTCAAAGAGAGATACCTTGGTACAGTAAATGAGGTCTTCATTGTCAACCGTTGACAGACATAAATTTTCGAGCACCAAGGAAATGAAGAACATAATCTCCTGTTTTTAGTTGCACGGAACAGAAGCATAAATATGTTTTG includes:
- the LOC126632436 gene encoding alpha-glucan water dikinase 2 isoform X4; the protein is MVDNGEKLRSGMPYSYKRKHNVEQWLQKHSTAPAKNASMPNSALMDLVEKSMGGDNVVSRITYQIGNYDIVVLSKMDRGDFHILVATNMRGDTVLHWGVSKCSPGDWLAPPPEILPKKSNLVPGACQTYFTEISTGKGSFQIVDINLQQSNLVGIQFVIWSAGSSWIKNNGANFFVGVSRVTPVTSTAKARGNGDGICKWLLDEISRREKEAERSLMHRFNIATELTERCKSEGEFGLVGILVWLRFMSCRHLTWNKNYNVKPREISEAQDRFTNLLQRKYLNQPNDWEIVRLLMTHVGRGGQGDVGQRIRDEILVIQRNNDCKGGMMEEWHQKLHNNSSPDDVIICEALLNFIKSSFRVDVYWRTLNANGLTKEKLASYDRPIVSEPHFRADTKEGLIRDLTAYLKTLKAVHSGADLESAIEVLVPSNESRNFSSMVGVNYVCDLSPRLQECLNFVKAHVGDEDIVPLMEKLLESRIELRPVLITNHRRLKDILFLDIALDSAVRTTMERGLKNLNSGHPPEIMFFISLVLENLCLSTVDNEDLIYCTKDWYRTCELYKPNDGQWALQTKAILDRLQLVLAERSQCYQKKIQPSAKYLGNLLGVQKSPIDTFSEELIRAGSAAILSTLINRFNPILRKAANLGSWQVISPVEVSGFLHSVSELISIQNKVYKKPTVLIATRVTGEEEIPDGVVAVLTPDLPDVLSHVSIRARNDKVCFATCFDPNIIRDLKLKEGKPISIQVKSANIIISDISSSNLSYKSFATQSSNHPGLTLKKKAFCGKYAVSIQEFTSEVVGAKSFNIKVLRERVPTWIKIPMSVAIPFGAFEKVLLEDVNKDIAYKISSFYKCVKSGDLSKLQAIRDTILQMNAPISLIHELKSKMKSSGIPWPGDEGGERWNRAWQAIKKVWASKWNERAFLSCRKANLDHENICMAVLIQEIICADYAFVIHTKNPLSGDTSEIYTEIVKGLGETLVGAYPGRALSFITKKSNLNSPVVTGYPSKPIGLYSKQSIIFRSDSNAEDLEGYAGAGLYDSVIMDKEEKIVLDYSRDQLIIDRPFQVSVLSRIAEAGKIVEGIYGHPQDIEGVVKDGVIYVVQSRPQI